The following coding sequences are from one Thiohalorhabdus sp. Cl-TMA window:
- the rpsI gene encoding 30S ribosomal protein S9: MAQQQYYGTGRRKSSTARVFLRPGSGDIRVNGKTLSDYLPRETAQMIVRQPLELTETGEQFDIKVNVDGGGPSGQAGAIRHGLARALLEYNPQLRPTLKRAGLLTRDAREVERKKIAHRKARRSPQFSKR, encoded by the coding sequence ATGGCACAGCAGCAATACTACGGAACCGGACGCCGGAAGAGCTCCACCGCGCGGGTGTTCCTGCGTCCCGGCAGCGGTGACATCCGGGTCAACGGCAAGACCCTGTCCGATTACCTGCCCCGGGAAACCGCCCAGATGATCGTGCGCCAGCCGCTGGAGCTGACCGAGACCGGCGAGCAGTTCGATATCAAGGTGAACGTGGACGGCGGCGGCCCCAGCGGTCAGGCCGGCGCGATCCGCCACGGCCTCGCCCGGGCGCTGCTGGAATACAATCCCCAGCTCCGCCCCACCCTCAAGCGCGCCGGGCTCCTGACCCGGGACGCCCGCGAGGTGGAGCGGAAGAAGATCGCCCATCGCAAGGCCCGCCGGAGCCCGCAGTTCTCCAAGCGGTGA
- the argC gene encoding N-acetyl-gamma-glutamyl-phosphate reductase, producing the protein METTLRVGILGGSGYTGVELLRILAGHPRAEVTVVTSRQAAGQPVADMFPSLRGWVDLEFEEPDTDRLAEGCDLVFCGVPHGVAMHQVPALLDRGVRVVDLSADFRIADRAVYEEWYKETHAAPAWLERAVYGLPEVNTPAIRDAALVANPGCYPTAVQLAFLPLLEAGVISREGMIADAKSGASGGGREAKTHLLLAEASDSMSAYGVAGHRHLPEIEQGLSRAAGESVALTFVPHLAPMIRGIHADCYALLDGEAGAGLQDLFEARFGGSPFVDVMPEGSHPGTRSVRGSNFCRLAVHRPRGGRQVVVLSVIDNLVKGAAGQAVQNMNLMFGLPEEAGLDTPPMQP; encoded by the coding sequence ATGGAAACCACCTTGCGCGTGGGCATTCTCGGGGGCTCCGGGTATACGGGGGTAGAGCTCCTCCGCATCCTGGCCGGTCATCCCCGTGCTGAAGTAACCGTCGTGACTTCAAGACAGGCGGCCGGACAGCCGGTTGCGGACATGTTCCCCTCCCTGCGGGGGTGGGTGGATCTCGAATTCGAAGAGCCGGACACGGATCGGCTGGCCGAGGGCTGCGACTTGGTTTTCTGCGGCGTCCCCCACGGAGTGGCCATGCACCAGGTGCCGGCTCTGCTGGATCGTGGGGTCCGGGTGGTGGATCTCTCCGCCGATTTCCGCATCGCCGACCGCGCCGTCTACGAGGAGTGGTACAAGGAGACCCATGCCGCCCCCGCTTGGCTGGAGCGGGCGGTGTACGGCCTTCCCGAGGTGAACACCCCGGCCATCCGGGACGCCGCGCTGGTGGCCAATCCCGGCTGCTATCCCACCGCGGTGCAGCTGGCCTTCCTGCCCCTGCTCGAAGCGGGCGTGATTTCGCGGGAGGGGATGATTGCCGACGCCAAGTCCGGCGCCAGCGGCGGCGGCCGGGAGGCGAAGACCCACCTTCTGCTGGCCGAGGCGAGCGACAGCATGTCGGCCTACGGGGTGGCCGGCCATCGGCATCTGCCGGAGATCGAGCAGGGCTTGAGCCGGGCGGCGGGCGAGTCGGTGGCACTGACCTTCGTGCCTCACCTCGCGCCCATGATCCGGGGCATCCATGCGGATTGCTACGCGCTCCTGGATGGAGAGGCGGGGGCCGGTCTGCAGGATCTGTTCGAGGCCCGCTTCGGGGGCTCCCCGTTCGTCGACGTCATGCCGGAAGGCAGCCATCCGGGTACTCGCTCGGTGCGGGGGAGCAATTTCTGCCGGCTGGCGGTTCACCGCCCCCGCGGCGGGCGGCAGGTGGTGGTACTTTCTGTGATCGATAACCTGGTGAAGGGGGCGGCGGGACAGGCCGTGCAGAACATGAATCTCATGTTCGGCCTGCCCGAGGAAGCGGGCCTCGACACCCCTCCCATGCAGCCCTGA